A region from the Variovorax paradoxus genome encodes:
- a CDS encoding 4a-hydroxytetrahydrobiopterin dehydratase: protein MSSMFKPKDWKNISRHALSATEIVSGLAKLDGWKLDGDGASVAIEKTFSFANYFETIAFVNALAFIAHTQDHHPDLSVHYNRCVVRFNTHDVGGLSITDFECARQANALVASPAP, encoded by the coding sequence ATGAGCAGCATGTTCAAGCCCAAAGACTGGAAGAACATTTCCCGCCACGCACTGAGCGCCACCGAGATCGTGTCCGGCCTCGCCAAGCTCGACGGCTGGAAGCTCGATGGCGACGGCGCCAGCGTCGCCATCGAGAAGACCTTCAGCTTCGCCAACTACTTCGAGACCATCGCGTTCGTGAATGCGCTGGCGTTCATCGCCCATACGCAAGACCATCATCCGGACCTGTCGGTGCACTACAACCGCTGCGTGGTGCGCTTCAACACGCACGACGTGGGCGGGCTCTCGATCACCGACTTCGAATGCGCACGCCAGGCCAATGCGCTGGTGGCCAGCCCGGCGCCGTGA
- the rsgA gene encoding ribosome small subunit-dependent GTPase A, translated as MAKPARTPAKGAGTSARVLHDGLVIASHGRHCLVETPAGERLICHPRGKKSQSVVGDRVRWQASEDEGTIEEVVPRRNLFYRQDEIRTKSFAANLDHVLILIAAEPEFSEHQLARALIAAEAERITPIIALNKSDLVGPFERAWNKLAPYRRMHHGVLPLSLKASGEADHASLMKLLAGKSTLVLGPSGAGKSTLINLLVPGAAALTGEISQALNSGKHTTTSTTWYWVDEARTTSLIDSPGFQEFGLNHIAPMQLASLMPDIAEHANDCKFYNCTHLHEPGCGVIANVDAPAKPGPISATRYRIYGELFAELSQSRY; from the coding sequence TTGGCTAAGCCGGCCCGCACTCCCGCCAAGGGGGCCGGCACCTCCGCGCGCGTTCTTCACGACGGCCTGGTCATCGCGAGCCATGGCCGCCATTGCCTGGTCGAAACGCCCGCGGGCGAGCGCCTGATCTGCCATCCGCGCGGCAAGAAGAGCCAGTCCGTGGTTGGCGACCGCGTGCGCTGGCAGGCCAGCGAAGACGAAGGCACCATCGAAGAGGTGGTGCCGCGGCGCAATCTCTTCTACCGGCAGGACGAGATCCGCACCAAGTCGTTCGCGGCCAATCTCGACCATGTGCTGATCCTGATCGCGGCCGAGCCGGAGTTCTCGGAGCATCAGCTGGCGCGCGCGCTCATTGCCGCCGAAGCCGAACGCATCACGCCGATCATCGCGCTCAACAAGAGCGACCTGGTCGGGCCCTTCGAGCGCGCATGGAACAAGCTCGCGCCCTATCGCCGCATGCACCATGGCGTGCTGCCGCTCTCGCTCAAGGCATCGGGCGAGGCCGACCACGCCTCATTGATGAAACTGCTCGCAGGCAAGAGCACGCTGGTGCTGGGCCCCTCGGGGGCCGGCAAGAGCACGCTGATCAACCTGCTGGTGCCCGGTGCCGCCGCGCTGACCGGCGAAATTTCGCAGGCGCTGAATTCGGGCAAGCACACCACCACCAGCACCACCTGGTACTGGGTCGACGAAGCACGCACCACCAGCCTGATCGATTCGCCGGGCTTCCAGGAATTCGGCCTGAACCACATCGCGCCGATGCAGCTCGCGAGCCTGATGCCCGACATTGCCGAGCATGCGAACGACTGCAAGTTCTACAACTGCACCCATCTGCACGAGCCGGGCTGCGGCGTGATCGCGAATGTGGATGCGCCGGCCAAGCCCGGGCCGATCAGCGCCACGCGCTACAGAATCTACGGCGAACTCTTCGCCGAACTGAGCCAGTCGCGTTACTGA
- the hisC gene encoding histidinol-phosphate transaminase, with protein MTIPAPAFWSPRIGALEPYVPGEQPRIENLVKLNTNENPYPPSPLAIDAIQQAAASGLERYPDPTSLALREAVARRHGLQADQVFAGNGSDEVLAHAFFAFFQQAEPLLMPDVSYSFYRVYAQLYGIDCELLPVDEGLRIDVDAMAVRARSSGCAGLVIANPNAPTGIGLPLARIEQLLAACPARVVLVDEAYVDFGGESALPLIGKYPNLLVVQTLSKSRSLAGLRVGFACGQAHLIEALVRVKDSFNSYPLDRLATAGAVAALEDEGWFNTTRDKVVDTREGLSLQLEDLGFDVLPSQANFVFVRHPERDAAELASGLRERAVLVRHFRQPRIAQYLRISIGTREQCGALVQALESILDQ; from the coding sequence ATGACCATCCCGGCACCGGCCTTCTGGAGTCCGCGCATCGGCGCGCTCGAACCCTATGTGCCCGGCGAGCAGCCGCGCATCGAAAACCTCGTCAAGCTCAACACCAACGAGAACCCGTACCCGCCATCGCCACTCGCCATCGACGCGATCCAGCAGGCGGCAGCGAGCGGACTGGAGCGCTACCCGGACCCCACCTCGCTCGCATTGCGCGAAGCGGTGGCGCGGCGGCACGGCCTGCAGGCGGACCAGGTCTTTGCGGGCAATGGCTCGGACGAGGTGCTGGCGCACGCCTTCTTCGCGTTCTTCCAGCAGGCAGAACCCTTGCTGATGCCCGACGTGAGCTACAGCTTCTACCGCGTCTACGCGCAGCTCTACGGTATCGACTGCGAACTGCTGCCGGTCGACGAAGGCCTGCGCATCGATGTCGATGCCATGGCAGTCCGCGCCCGCAGCAGCGGCTGCGCGGGCCTGGTGATCGCCAACCCGAACGCGCCCACGGGCATCGGGCTGCCGCTCGCGCGCATCGAGCAATTGCTCGCGGCGTGCCCTGCGCGCGTGGTGCTGGTCGACGAGGCGTATGTCGATTTCGGCGGCGAGAGCGCGCTGCCGCTCATCGGCAAATATCCGAACCTGCTGGTGGTGCAGACCTTGTCCAAATCGCGTTCGCTCGCGGGCTTGCGGGTCGGCTTTGCCTGCGGCCAGGCGCATCTGATCGAGGCCCTGGTGCGGGTCAAGGACAGTTTCAATTCCTATCCGCTCGACCGGCTTGCCACGGCGGGCGCGGTGGCGGCGCTCGAAGACGAGGGCTGGTTCAACACCACGCGCGACAAGGTCGTCGATACCCGCGAGGGGCTCAGCCTGCAGCTCGAAGACCTGGGCTTCGACGTGCTGCCCTCGCAGGCCAACTTCGTGTTCGTGCGCCATCCAGAGCGCGACGCGGCCGAACTGGCGTCAGGGCTGCGCGAGCGCGCGGTGCTGGTGCGGCACTTCAGGCAGCCGCGCATTGCGCAGTACCTTCGCATCAGCATCGGCACGCGGGAGCAGTGCGGAGCGCTGGTGCAGGCGCTCGAATCGATCCTCGATCAGTAA
- a CDS encoding CobD/CbiB family protein: protein MSFFAILCALLIEQVRPLAPHNPVYGGVLAWTRWTSRNFDAGKPHHGWVAWGLAVLMPTLMTLGIHLLLVFTLGLPFAVLWSIAVLYVTLGFRQFSHHFTDIRDALDEGDEPLARSLLAHWQGVDAAELPRSEIVRHVIEHSVIAAHRHVFGVLAWFSVLAALGLGPAGAVFYRMSEFVSRYWKHKNGAAVQPSSVSVQRAAESAWHAIDWLPARITALGFAVVGSFEEAIDCWRNDARRFPSENDGVILAATSGAVNVRLGGGALSPIPVTDPLPRAQAGDSMADGHRPDSGSTPGREPEPGHLRSVVGLVWRSVVMWMVLLALLTLARLLG, encoded by the coding sequence ATGAGCTTCTTTGCCATCCTGTGTGCGTTGCTGATCGAGCAGGTGCGGCCGCTCGCCCCTCACAACCCGGTGTACGGCGGCGTGCTGGCCTGGACGCGCTGGACCAGCCGCAATTTCGACGCCGGCAAGCCGCACCACGGATGGGTCGCATGGGGCCTTGCGGTGCTCATGCCCACGCTGATGACGCTGGGCATTCACCTGCTGCTGGTGTTCACGCTGGGACTGCCCTTCGCGGTGCTCTGGAGCATTGCGGTGCTCTACGTCACGCTCGGTTTCCGGCAGTTCAGCCACCACTTCACGGACATCCGCGATGCGCTCGACGAAGGCGACGAGCCGCTCGCGCGCTCGCTGCTGGCGCACTGGCAGGGCGTCGATGCGGCCGAGCTGCCGCGCAGCGAAATCGTTCGCCACGTGATCGAACATTCGGTGATTGCGGCGCACCGCCATGTGTTCGGCGTGCTGGCCTGGTTCTCGGTGCTGGCCGCCCTGGGCCTGGGGCCGGCCGGCGCCGTGTTCTATCGCATGAGCGAGTTCGTCTCGCGCTACTGGAAGCACAAGAATGGCGCGGCGGTGCAGCCTTCGAGCGTCTCGGTGCAGCGGGCTGCGGAGAGCGCCTGGCACGCGATCGACTGGCTGCCCGCGCGCATCACCGCACTCGGTTTCGCCGTCGTCGGCAGCTTCGAAGAGGCGATCGACTGCTGGCGCAACGACGCGCGGCGCTTTCCGAGCGAGAACGACGGCGTGATCCTCGCGGCGACCTCGGGCGCTGTCAACGTGCGCCTGGGCGGCGGCGCGCTGAGCCCGATTCCCGTCACCGATCCGCTGCCGCGCGCGCAGGCCGGCGATTCGATGGCCGATGGCCACCGGCCCGACAGCGGCAGCACGCCGGGCCGCGAACCCGAACCCGGCCATCTGCGCAGCGTGGTGGGCCTGGTGTGGCGCTCGGTGGTGATGTGGATGGTGCTGCTGGCCTTGCTCACGCTGGCGCGCCTGCTCGGTTGA
- a CDS encoding CoA pyrophosphatase, translating into MQFAPVEPVNAVVPPTLLPIDPREAPVVGGPDGLPAVALAQLTTEALRSRFAAPPEWTPELRREPRLTDRAPAQAAVLVPIVQRPQGATVLLTERTAHLSNHSGQVAFPGGRVDPEDANIAAAALREAWEEVGLSARFIEVLGSLPTYTTVTSFIVTPVVALVKPEFELTINPYEVALAFEVPLAWLMDPANHRRHTVPAPDGTRREWYSMPYQDGTEERFVWGATAGMLRNLYRFLSA; encoded by the coding sequence ATGCAATTCGCTCCCGTCGAACCCGTCAATGCCGTGGTGCCCCCCACGCTGCTGCCGATCGACCCGCGCGAGGCGCCCGTGGTCGGCGGCCCTGACGGCCTGCCTGCCGTTGCACTCGCACAGTTGACCACCGAGGCCTTGCGCAGCCGCTTTGCCGCGCCGCCCGAGTGGACGCCCGAGTTGCGGCGCGAACCGCGCCTGACCGATCGCGCCCCGGCGCAGGCGGCCGTGCTGGTGCCCATCGTGCAGCGTCCGCAAGGCGCCACCGTGCTGCTGACCGAGCGCACGGCGCACCTGTCCAACCATTCGGGCCAGGTGGCGTTTCCGGGCGGGCGCGTCGACCCCGAGGACGCGAACATCGCAGCGGCTGCGCTGCGCGAGGCCTGGGAAGAAGTGGGCCTGTCGGCCCGGTTCATCGAAGTGCTCGGAAGCCTTCCGACCTACACCACGGTCACCTCGTTCATCGTGACGCCGGTGGTTGCGCTGGTGAAGCCGGAGTTCGAACTCACCATCAATCCCTACGAAGTGGCGCTGGCCTTCGAGGTGCCGCTGGCCTGGCTCATGGACCCGGCCAATCACCGCCGCCATACCGTGCCCGCGCCCGACGGCACGCGGCGCGAGTGGTATTCGATGCCCTACCAGGACGGCACCGAAGAGCGCTTCGTCTGGGGCGCCACCGCGGGCATGCTGCGCAATCTCTATCGCTTCCTCAGCGCCTGA
- the rplS gene encoding 50S ribosomal protein L19, with protein sequence MNLIETLEQEEIARLGKKIPDFMPGDTVIVSVSVVEGTRKRVQAYEGVVIAKRNRGLNSGFTVRKISSGEGVERTFQTYSPLIAGIEVKRRGDVRRAKLYYLRERSGRSARIKEKLPGKSQAAK encoded by the coding sequence ATGAACCTCATCGAAACCCTCGAGCAGGAAGAAATCGCCCGCCTCGGCAAGAAGATCCCCGATTTCATGCCCGGTGACACGGTCATCGTCAGCGTGAGCGTCGTCGAAGGCACCCGCAAGCGCGTGCAGGCCTACGAAGGCGTCGTGATCGCCAAGCGCAATCGCGGCCTCAACAGCGGCTTCACGGTGCGCAAGATCTCCAGCGGCGAAGGCGTGGAGCGTACGTTCCAGACCTACAGCCCGCTGATCGCCGGCATCGAAGTCAAGCGCCGTGGCGATGTCCGCCGCGCCAAGCTGTACTACCTGCGCGAGCGCAGCGGCCGTTCGGCACGCATCAAGGAAAAGCTGCCGGGCAAGTCGCAGGCTGCCAAGTAA
- the trmD gene encoding tRNA (guanosine(37)-N1)-methyltransferase TrmD has translation MRFDVLTLFPELFAPFMASGVTRRAYESKQVEVVLWNPRDFAQGNYKRVDDRPFGGGPGMVMMAEPLSACLDAALAARGSPAPVVLFSPIGEALRHEAVERWSASQGAVLVCGRYEGIDQRFIDTRVTHQISLGDFVLSGGEIAAMALLDAVARLQPGVLGDEASHVQDSFNPSLDGLLDCPHYTRPEQWNGQGVPAPLLSGHHVQIERWRRDQRLAITAARRPDLIAAARAAGRLGKADEAVLKKKL, from the coding sequence ATGCGCTTCGACGTCCTCACGCTGTTTCCCGAACTGTTCGCGCCTTTCATGGCCAGCGGCGTGACGCGCCGCGCCTACGAGTCGAAGCAGGTCGAGGTCGTGCTCTGGAACCCGCGCGACTTCGCGCAGGGTAACTACAAGCGCGTGGATGACCGGCCCTTCGGCGGCGGCCCCGGCATGGTGATGATGGCCGAGCCGCTTTCGGCCTGCCTCGATGCGGCGCTGGCCGCGCGCGGCTCACCGGCGCCGGTCGTGCTGTTTTCGCCCATCGGCGAGGCATTGCGCCATGAAGCGGTCGAGCGCTGGTCTGCCAGCCAAGGCGCGGTGCTGGTCTGCGGCCGCTACGAGGGCATCGACCAGCGCTTCATCGACACGCGCGTGACGCACCAGATCAGCCTGGGCGACTTCGTTCTCTCGGGCGGCGAGATCGCGGCCATGGCGCTGCTCGATGCCGTGGCCCGGCTGCAGCCCGGCGTGCTGGGCGACGAGGCCAGCCATGTGCAGGACAGCTTCAATCCTTCGCTCGACGGCCTGCTCGACTGCCCGCACTACACCCGGCCGGAGCAATGGAACGGGCAGGGCGTGCCGGCGCCGCTGCTGTCGGGCCATCATGTGCAGATCGAGCGCTGGCGCCGCGACCAGCGGCTGGCCATCACCGCCGCCCGCCGGCCCGACCTGATAGCCGCCGCGCGTGCCGCCGGCCGCCTGGGCAAGGCCGATGAGGCGGTGCTGAAAAAAAAGCTATAA
- the rimM gene encoding ribosome maturation factor RimM (Essential for efficient processing of 16S rRNA), which yields MLPALEAAELPADAIEVGRIADAWGIKGWFKVLPHSAKPEALFSSKRWFLQAPGASATAAFRLAIREAKEHSDCIVASSEDVPDRNAAEALRGARVFVPRSSFPTAGDDEYYWVDLIGLAVINREGVALGTVRELLATGPQTTLVLTAEEDGKTVERMVPFVSVFVDKVDLAGRLITVDWQPEY from the coding sequence ATGTTGCCCGCACTCGAAGCCGCCGAATTGCCGGCGGATGCGATCGAGGTAGGACGCATCGCCGATGCATGGGGCATCAAGGGCTGGTTCAAGGTCCTGCCCCACAGCGCCAAACCCGAGGCGCTTTTTTCTTCCAAGCGCTGGTTCCTGCAGGCTCCCGGAGCCTCGGCAACCGCAGCCTTCCGGCTCGCGATCCGCGAAGCCAAAGAACATTCCGACTGCATCGTCGCTTCGTCCGAAGATGTGCCTGACCGCAATGCGGCCGAGGCGCTTCGTGGCGCGCGCGTGTTCGTGCCGCGTTCGAGCTTTCCGACGGCCGGCGACGACGAGTACTACTGGGTCGACCTGATCGGCCTCGCGGTCATCAACCGCGAAGGCGTGGCGCTCGGCACGGTGCGCGAACTGCTCGCCACCGGCCCGCAGACCACGTTGGTGCTCACGGCCGAGGAAGACGGCAAGACCGTCGAGCGCATGGTGCCCTTCGTCTCGGTCTTCGTCGACAAGGTCGACCTGGCCGGCCGGCTCATCACGGTCGACTGGCAGCCTGAATACTGA
- the rpsP gene encoding 30S ribosomal protein S16, with protein sequence MVVIRLSRGGSKGRPFFNIVVSDKRVRRDGRFIERLGFYNPTAKENEESIRIAQDRLAYWKSVGAQASPTVLRLIKQAAAAAPAAAA encoded by the coding sequence ATGGTCGTCATTCGACTTTCCCGCGGCGGCTCCAAAGGCCGTCCGTTCTTCAACATCGTCGTGTCGGACAAGCGCGTTCGCCGCGATGGCCGTTTCATCGAGCGCCTGGGTTTCTACAACCCGACCGCCAAGGAAAACGAAGAAAGCATCCGTATTGCCCAGGACCGCCTGGCCTACTGGAAGAGCGTCGGCGCACAAGCTTCGCCCACGGTCCTGCGCCTGATCAAGCAAGCTGCAGCCGCAGCCCCCGCTGCAGCTGCCTAA
- a CDS encoding GNAT family N-acetyltransferase — protein sequence MTLTIRPGRDEDIAAITAIYAHHVLNGTGTFETEPPSAADMAARRADVLAKNLPYLVAEENGELLGFAYCNWFKPRPAYRFSAEDSIYMSEAARGKGLGAQLLAALSQAAEAAGVRKLIAVIGDSANAGSVGVHRSQGFTHVGVLKDCGWKFGQWRDVILMEKVLGEGSTTQPE from the coding sequence ATGACCCTCACCATCCGCCCCGGCCGCGACGAAGACATCGCGGCCATCACGGCCATCTATGCCCACCACGTGCTGAACGGCACCGGCACTTTCGAGACCGAGCCTCCCTCTGCTGCCGACATGGCCGCGCGGCGCGCCGACGTGCTCGCCAAGAACCTGCCGTACCTGGTTGCCGAAGAAAACGGCGAACTGTTGGGTTTTGCCTACTGCAACTGGTTCAAGCCGCGCCCGGCCTACCGCTTTTCGGCCGAAGACTCGATCTACATGTCCGAAGCCGCACGCGGCAAGGGCCTTGGTGCCCAACTGCTGGCAGCCCTCTCGCAGGCCGCCGAGGCGGCGGGCGTGCGCAAGCTGATCGCCGTCATCGGCGATTCGGCCAATGCCGGCTCGGTCGGCGTGCATCGCAGCCAGGGCTTCACGCACGTGGGTGTGCTGAAAGACTGCGGCTGGAAGTTCGGCCAATGGCGCGACGTCATCCTGATGGAAAAAGTGCTCGGCGAAGGCAGCACCACCCAACCCGAATGA
- a CDS encoding NINE protein, with protein MKNKTIAAWLSFLGGPLGLHRFYLRGMGDWLGWLLPIPTALGLYGIERARMYGLDDGWSWVLIPMLGFTIAGCALMAIVYGLMTPEKWNARFNAGAPSDAEPGRTNWATIGAVVLALLFGTTVLMSSIVFSFQRYFEHQVEEGRKISQ; from the coding sequence ATGAAAAACAAGACCATTGCCGCCTGGCTCTCCTTCCTGGGCGGCCCGCTGGGCCTGCACCGCTTCTACCTGCGCGGCATGGGCGACTGGCTCGGCTGGCTGCTGCCCATTCCGACGGCGCTGGGCCTCTACGGCATCGAGCGCGCGCGCATGTACGGCCTGGACGACGGCTGGAGCTGGGTGCTGATTCCGATGCTGGGCTTCACCATCGCGGGATGCGCGCTGATGGCCATCGTCTACGGCCTCATGACGCCCGAGAAGTGGAACGCCCGCTTCAACGCCGGCGCGCCTTCGGACGCCGAACCGGGCCGCACCAACTGGGCCACGATCGGCGCCGTGGTGCTGGCACTCCTGTTCGGCACCACGGTGCTGATGTCCAGCATCGTGTTCAGCTTCCAGCGCTACTTCGAACACCAGGTCGAGGAAGGCCGGAAGATCTCGCAGTAG
- a CDS encoding inorganic phosphate transporter encodes MATVQVALWVVMILVALAILFDFMNGFHDAANSIATVVSTGVLKPGHAVLFAAFFNLIAIFIFHLSVAATVGKGIAQPGVVDVHVVFGALVGAISWNLVTWYYGIPSSSSHALIGGIVGAVISKTGTSGLVASGIWKTVAFIFVSPFLGFLLGSMMMVLVAWGFRRATPSRIDRWFRRLQLVSAGAYSLGHGGNDAQKTIGIIWMLLIATGYASATDASPPTWTIVSCYTAIALGTMFGGWRIVKTMGQKITKLKPVGGFCAETGGALTLFLATALGIPVSTTHTITGAIVGVGSAQRASAVRWGVAGNIVWAWIFTIPASAFVAAIAYWLSLQIF; translated from the coding sequence ATGGCAACGGTTCAGGTCGCCCTGTGGGTGGTGATGATTCTGGTCGCGCTGGCGATCCTGTTCGACTTCATGAACGGCTTCCACGACGCGGCGAACTCGATCGCCACCGTGGTGTCCACCGGCGTGCTCAAGCCGGGGCACGCCGTGCTGTTCGCGGCCTTCTTCAACCTGATCGCGATCTTCATCTTCCACCTGAGCGTGGCGGCCACGGTCGGCAAGGGCATTGCCCAGCCCGGTGTGGTCGATGTGCATGTGGTCTTCGGCGCGCTGGTGGGCGCCATCAGCTGGAATCTCGTCACCTGGTACTACGGCATTCCAAGCAGCTCGTCGCATGCGCTGATCGGCGGCATCGTGGGCGCGGTGATTTCCAAGACCGGCACCAGCGGGCTGGTGGCCTCGGGCATCTGGAAGACGGTGGCGTTCATCTTCGTTTCGCCGTTCCTCGGTTTTCTGCTGGGCTCGATGATGATGGTGCTGGTGGCCTGGGGTTTCCGGCGCGCCACGCCTTCGCGCATCGACCGCTGGTTCCGGCGGCTGCAGCTGGTGTCCGCCGGGGCCTACAGCCTGGGCCACGGCGGCAATGACGCGCAGAAGACCATCGGCATCATCTGGATGCTGCTGATCGCCACCGGCTACGCCTCGGCCACGGATGCGAGCCCACCGACCTGGACCATCGTGAGCTGCTACACCGCGATTGCGCTGGGCACCATGTTCGGCGGCTGGCGCATCGTGAAGACCATGGGCCAGAAGATCACCAAGCTCAAGCCCGTGGGCGGCTTCTGCGCAGAGACCGGCGGCGCGCTCACGCTGTTCCTGGCCACCGCGCTGGGCATCCCCGTGTCGACCACCCACACCATCACCGGCGCGATCGTCGGCGTGGGCTCCGCGCAGCGCGCGAGCGCCGTGCGCTGGGGCGTGGCGGGCAACATCGTCTGGGCCTGGATCTTCACGATTCCCGCCTCGGCCTTCGTGGCCGCCATTGCGTACTGGCTCAGCCTGCAGATTTTCTGA
- a CDS encoding DUF47 domain-containing protein, whose product MFGKLLPREGNFFEMFNQHAERIVEAARAFEQLVANYNDVHLREQYNRDVDNAERAADRVTHDVNRLIHKTFITPIDREQIHKLINTMDDVADLIQDSAETMALYDVRHMTDEIVRLTALSVKCCDRLKDAVKYLGKIADPAVAEATLKTCEEIDRLESDADRVMRSAMSKLFREEPDVREVIKLKAIYELLETITDKCEDVANVIEGIVLENS is encoded by the coding sequence ATGTTCGGCAAGCTGCTGCCCCGCGAGGGGAATTTTTTCGAGATGTTCAACCAGCACGCCGAGCGCATCGTCGAAGCGGCGCGGGCGTTCGAGCAACTCGTGGCCAACTACAACGACGTGCATCTGCGCGAGCAGTACAACCGCGATGTCGACAATGCCGAGCGTGCGGCTGACCGCGTCACGCACGACGTCAACCGGCTGATCCACAAGACCTTCATCACGCCGATCGACCGCGAGCAGATCCACAAGCTCATCAACACGATGGACGACGTGGCCGACCTGATCCAGGACTCGGCCGAGACCATGGCGCTGTACGACGTGCGCCACATGACCGACGAGATCGTGCGCCTCACCGCGCTCAGCGTGAAGTGCTGCGACCGCCTGAAGGACGCCGTCAAGTACCTCGGCAAGATCGCCGATCCGGCGGTGGCCGAGGCCACGCTCAAGACCTGCGAGGAAATCGACCGCCTCGAGTCGGACGCCGACCGCGTGATGCGCAGCGCCATGAGCAAGCTGTTCCGCGAGGAGCCCGATGTGCGCGAAGTGATCAAGCTCAAGGCAATCTACGAATTGCTCGAGACCATCACCGACAAGTGCGAGGACGTGGCCAACGTCATCGAGGGCATCGTCCTCGAGAATTCCTGA
- the folK gene encoding 2-amino-4-hydroxy-6-hydroxymethyldihydropteridine diphosphokinase, with product MSAPNRPKDGKSGGGQGRPPSRGGPSSKPKSSGPAPARRASSRPSGQAGSAGAPPRRTREDYPTVQAFVAIGANLGDAQAAVKAAMDAIGAIERTVVTARSSLYRSAPVDAAGPDFINAVVAVRTGLTAEAFLSELHLLEEQAGRERPFPNAPRALDLDLLLHGNAVKDTPALSLPHPRMRDRAFVLKPLAEIAPDKVPRAALARVSSQVIERIRD from the coding sequence ATGAGCGCACCAAACCGGCCGAAGGACGGCAAGAGCGGCGGCGGCCAGGGCCGGCCGCCATCGCGCGGCGGTCCTTCGTCGAAGCCCAAGAGCAGCGGGCCGGCGCCCGCGCGGCGCGCGTCCAGCCGGCCCTCCGGCCAGGCGGGGTCTGCGGGTGCGCCCCCGCGCCGCACGCGCGAGGACTATCCGACCGTGCAGGCCTTCGTCGCCATCGGCGCCAACCTGGGCGACGCCCAGGCCGCCGTGAAGGCGGCCATGGACGCCATCGGCGCCATCGAGCGCACCGTGGTGACGGCGCGCTCGTCGCTCTACCGCAGTGCACCGGTCGATGCGGCGGGGCCCGATTTCATCAACGCCGTGGTGGCCGTGCGGACCGGGCTCACGGCCGAGGCGTTCCTGTCCGAGCTGCACCTGCTCGAGGAGCAGGCCGGCCGCGAACGGCCCTTTCCCAATGCGCCGCGCGCGCTCGACCTCGACCTGCTGCTGCACGGCAACGCGGTCAAGGACACGCCCGCGCTGAGCTTGCCGCACCCGCGCATGCGCGACCGTGCCTTCGTGCTGAAGCCCCTCGCGGAGATTGCGCCCGACAAGGTGCCGCGCGCGGCGCTTGCCCGCGTTTCCTCGCAGGTCATCGAGCGAATCCGCGACTGA